The following proteins are encoded in a genomic region of Comamonas resistens:
- a CDS encoding LysR family transcriptional regulator, which translates to MDSFSGLESFVRAADLLSFAEAGRALGISASAVGKNVARLEQQLGLRLFHRTTRQVRLTQEGALFHERCRRILDELHDARAAMQAAAQAPRGRLRVSLPTIGYRFLLPVLPEFQARYPEVELDLDFNDHLVDVVEAGLDVVIRSGELADSRLVARRLGPFRFILAASPAYLTERGLPLTPADLAGHSSLRYRFLNSGKLEEWTLPGLPAMPIALVCNNMEAMLGAAVSGLGLAYMPDFLARDALARGELQQVLAQQLTHSGQFSALWPSSRQLSPKVRAFVDFASERLFKG; encoded by the coding sequence ATGGACAGCTTCAGCGGACTCGAGTCCTTTGTACGTGCCGCCGATCTGCTGAGCTTTGCCGAGGCCGGTCGCGCACTCGGCATCTCGGCCTCGGCTGTTGGCAAGAACGTGGCGCGCCTGGAGCAGCAGCTAGGCCTGCGCCTGTTCCATCGCACCACACGCCAGGTTCGCCTGACGCAGGAAGGCGCGCTGTTCCACGAGCGCTGCCGGCGCATCCTCGACGAACTGCACGATGCACGCGCTGCCATGCAGGCCGCCGCCCAAGCGCCGCGCGGCCGGCTGCGCGTGAGCCTGCCCACCATCGGCTACCGTTTTCTGCTGCCCGTGCTGCCCGAATTCCAGGCTCGCTATCCCGAAGTGGAGCTGGATCTTGACTTCAACGACCATCTGGTCGATGTCGTAGAGGCCGGCCTCGATGTGGTCATCCGCAGCGGCGAGCTGGCCGACTCGCGGCTGGTGGCACGCCGACTAGGGCCGTTTCGCTTCATTCTCGCGGCCTCGCCGGCCTATCTGACCGAGCGCGGCCTGCCGCTCACACCGGCCGACCTTGCCGGACACAGCAGCCTGCGCTATCGCTTTCTGAACAGCGGCAAGCTCGAGGAATGGACGCTGCCCGGGCTGCCGGCCATGCCCATCGCCCTGGTCTGCAACAATATGGAAGCCATGCTGGGCGCGGCCGTCTCAGGCCTGGGCCTGGCCTATATGCCCGACTTCCTGGCCCGCGACGCACTGGCACGTGGCGAGCTCCAGCAGGTCCTGGCTCAGCAGCTCACGCATAGCGGGCAGTTCTCGGCACTCTGGCCTTCCAGCCGCCAGCTCTCGCCCAAGGTCCGGGCTTTTGTGGATTTTGCGAGCGAGCGGCTGTTCAAGGGCTAG
- a CDS encoding ABC transporter permease has protein sequence MQASSVWILGLRNLWRDLRAGELRLVIVAVLLAVAALSSVGFFADRLQAGLQRDARQLLGGDVVVVSDNPAPAIFTTHAHEQHLQTVASASFPTMARASQEQGGASRLVALKSVEPGYPLRGVLHLNQGPGQPDLEVRAIPESGHVWVDAPLLEALGLKLGDQLLLGDASFRIAHIIAIEPDRGAGFMSFAPRVMIASEDLAATKLVQPASRVTYRLAVASAVEAGRAGEQAAQRYLNWAQEQAKGLHGVHIESLESGRPEMRQTLDRAEKFLSLVALLSALLSAVAVALAARSFANNHLDASAMLRVLGQSQRRIAMSYVVEFVCIGLASSLAGVLLGWAVHHVFVWLLAGLLEAALPAAGIWPAALGVGMGMTLLLAFGLPPVLQLAQVPPLRVMRRDLGALKPASWLVLGVGVAGFAALLMAASRDIKLGLIAVGGFAAAVLLFAGLAWLAVKLLRRLVNEATAPRWLVMATRQVSAKPVYAVVQVSSLAVGLLALVLLVLLRTDLIASWRKATPADAPDRFVINIQPDQAQEFQTALQKAGVHSYDWYPMIRGRLIAVNGKDVSPDDYAEDRAKRLVDREFNISTAEAMPDHNQIVGGRWTVGEQGAISMEEGIAKTLGLKLGDTLRFDVGGQESEARITSLRKVDWSSMRANFFVIYPVRHLDDVAVTYLAAYRAPDVKGFDNALVNEFPNITNVDLSSTLAQVQQVMDQVIRAVEFLFGFTLVAGLVVLFASVTGTREERAREYAIMRAVGARSGLLQQVQSAELAGVGLMAGFLASCVALAVGWALARWVFDFDWNVLWWVPLVGALAGALLAWLAGWWALREVVSRPVMITLRQAAE, from the coding sequence ATGCAAGCATCATCTGTCTGGATTCTGGGACTGCGCAATCTCTGGCGCGACCTGCGCGCGGGAGAGCTGCGCCTGGTCATTGTGGCCGTATTGCTGGCCGTGGCGGCACTGAGCTCGGTGGGCTTTTTTGCCGACCGCCTGCAGGCTGGCCTGCAGCGTGATGCGAGACAGCTGCTGGGCGGCGATGTGGTGGTGGTCAGCGACAATCCTGCGCCGGCCATATTTACCACTCATGCCCATGAGCAGCATCTGCAGACGGTGGCGTCGGCCAGTTTCCCGACCATGGCTCGGGCCAGCCAGGAGCAAGGTGGCGCGAGCCGTCTGGTGGCGCTCAAGAGTGTGGAGCCCGGCTACCCGCTGCGTGGCGTGCTGCATCTGAACCAGGGGCCGGGCCAACCCGATCTGGAGGTGCGTGCCATCCCGGAAAGTGGTCATGTCTGGGTCGATGCGCCGCTGCTGGAGGCTCTGGGCCTGAAGCTTGGCGACCAGTTGCTGCTGGGGGACGCCAGCTTCAGAATCGCCCACATCATTGCCATCGAGCCCGATCGTGGTGCAGGCTTCATGAGCTTTGCGCCGCGCGTGATGATCGCCAGCGAAGATTTGGCTGCAACGAAACTGGTGCAGCCGGCCAGCCGCGTCACCTATCGGCTGGCTGTGGCCTCTGCGGTCGAGGCCGGTCGGGCCGGAGAACAAGCTGCGCAGCGCTATCTGAACTGGGCACAGGAGCAGGCCAAGGGCTTGCATGGTGTGCACATAGAGTCGCTGGAAAGCGGTCGCCCCGAAATGCGCCAGACCCTGGACAGGGCCGAGAAATTCCTCAGTCTGGTGGCGCTGCTGTCCGCGCTGCTCTCGGCCGTGGCCGTGGCACTGGCTGCGCGATCTTTCGCCAACAATCATCTCGATGCCTCGGCCATGCTGCGTGTATTGGGACAGAGCCAGCGCCGCATCGCCATGAGCTATGTGGTGGAGTTCGTCTGCATAGGGCTGGCTTCCAGTCTGGCCGGCGTGCTGCTGGGCTGGGCCGTGCACCATGTGTTTGTCTGGCTGCTGGCCGGCCTGCTGGAGGCGGCCTTGCCGGCTGCAGGCATATGGCCTGCGGCTCTGGGTGTAGGCATGGGCATGACCTTGCTGCTGGCCTTTGGTCTGCCGCCGGTGCTGCAACTGGCGCAGGTGCCGCCGCTGCGTGTGATGCGGCGCGATCTGGGGGCGCTCAAACCCGCATCCTGGCTGGTATTGGGCGTGGGGGTGGCGGGCTTTGCCGCGCTGTTGATGGCGGCCAGCCGCGATATCAAGCTGGGCCTGATTGCCGTCGGCGGTTTCGCAGCTGCCGTGCTGCTGTTTGCAGGCCTGGCCTGGCTGGCCGTGAAGCTGCTGCGCCGCCTGGTCAATGAGGCCACGGCGCCGCGCTGGCTGGTCATGGCCACGCGCCAGGTCTCGGCCAAGCCCGTCTATGCGGTGGTGCAGGTCAGCAGTCTGGCTGTAGGTTTGTTGGCTCTGGTGTTGCTGGTGCTGCTGCGCACCGATCTGATTGCCAGCTGGCGCAAGGCCACGCCGGCCGATGCTCCCGATCGCTTTGTCATCAATATCCAGCCCGATCAGGCACAGGAATTTCAGACGGCGCTGCAGAAAGCGGGCGTGCACAGTTATGACTGGTATCCCATGATTCGCGGGCGGCTGATTGCCGTCAACGGCAAGGATGTGAGTCCCGACGACTATGCCGAGGATAGGGCCAAGCGTCTGGTGGACAGGGAGTTCAATATCTCCACGGCCGAAGCCATGCCCGATCACAATCAGATCGTGGGCGGCCGCTGGACGGTGGGCGAGCAGGGCGCCATCAGCATGGAGGAAGGCATTGCCAAGACGCTTGGCTTGAAGCTTGGTGATACCTTGCGCTTCGATGTGGGTGGGCAGGAAAGCGAGGCCCGCATTACCAGCCTGCGCAAGGTGGACTGGAGTTCCATGCGGGCCAACTTCTTTGTGATCTACCCGGTCCGGCACCTGGATGACGTGGCCGTGACCTATCTGGCGGCCTATCGCGCGCCCGACGTCAAGGGCTTTGACAATGCGCTGGTCAATGAATTTCCCAACATCACCAATGTGGACCTGAGCAGCACGCTGGCCCAGGTGCAGCAGGTGATGGACCAGGTCATACGCGCCGTGGAGTTCCTGTTCGGCTTCACGCTGGTGGCGGGTCTGGTCGTGCTGTTTGCTTCCGTCACCGGCACGCGTGAGGAAAGAGCGCGCGAATACGCCATCATGCGCGCCGTGGGTGCCAGGTCCGGCCTGCTACAGCAGGTGCAGAGTGCCGAGCTGGCCGGAGTGGGCCTGATGGCCGGCTTTCTGGCCAGCTGCGTGGCCCTGGCCGTGGGCTGGGCGCTGGCGCGCTGGGTGTTCGATTTCGATTGGAATGTGCTCTGGTGGGTACCGCTGGTGGGCGCGCTGGCGGGCGCATTGCTGGCTTGGCTGGCCGGCTGGTGGGCCTTGCGCGAGGTGGTCAGCCGCCCGGTGATGATCACGCTGCGCCAGGCGGCGGAATAA
- a CDS encoding sulfite exporter TauE/SafE family protein, translating into MMLVVALGAAVAGFVQGLSGFAFGMVAMSFWAWVLEPQLAAVLSVFGSLTGQIIAAFAVRREFHWKPLLPFIAGGLVGIPMGVAVMPHLNMDWFKFGLGLLLVLWCPTMLLSAHLPRLTLDGGLLARCTDALAGLIGGAMGGLGGFSGTVPTLWCTLRGLERHVQRTVIQNFNLSVLTVTMASYLATGMIQPAMWHWFAVVLPAVLVPVIFGTRVYKGVSDARFRQIVLSLLPCSGLAMLAASVPRLFFAQ; encoded by the coding sequence ATGATGCTGGTGGTGGCCCTGGGGGCTGCGGTGGCTGGTTTTGTGCAGGGGCTGTCGGGCTTTGCATTTGGCATGGTGGCCATGTCGTTCTGGGCCTGGGTGCTGGAGCCACAGCTGGCCGCCGTACTCTCGGTATTTGGCTCGCTCACGGGGCAGATCATTGCGGCCTTCGCCGTGCGGCGCGAATTTCACTGGAAGCCGCTGCTGCCGTTCATCGCCGGCGGCCTGGTCGGCATTCCCATGGGTGTAGCTGTGATGCCGCATCTGAATATGGACTGGTTCAAATTCGGTCTGGGCCTGCTGCTGGTGCTCTGGTGCCCCACCATGCTGCTCAGCGCCCACCTGCCCCGGTTGACGCTGGACGGCGGCCTGCTGGCTCGCTGCACCGACGCGCTTGCGGGCCTGATTGGTGGCGCCATGGGCGGGCTCGGTGGTTTCAGCGGCACCGTGCCCACGCTCTGGTGCACGCTGCGCGGCCTTGAGCGCCATGTGCAGCGCACGGTGATCCAGAACTTCAACCTATCGGTGCTGACCGTCACCATGGCCAGCTATCTGGCTACCGGCATGATCCAGCCGGCCATGTGGCACTGGTTTGCCGTGGTACTGCCAGCCGTGCTGGTGCCGGTCATCTTCGGTACACGCGTCTACAAGGGCGTGAGCGATGCACGTTTTCGCCAGATTGTGCTGAGCCTGCTGCCCTGCTCGGGCCTTGCCATGCTGGCGGCATCCGTGCCACGGCTTTTCTTTGCGCAATGA
- the add gene encoding adenosine deaminase, with amino-acid sequence MNAAPTAPTPELTAFAHAIPKMELHCHLLGTVRKNTFIELAQRAKAPLTLEEIEAFYTRGEKPVGVLRVLRALDQWLLQTPADLERITYEYLQDAAAHNVRYAEFFWNPTGTVQCSGMSYAQAQQGILAGVAAAQKDCGIRGRLLPSIDREAPPEDAVQMVQWMLENRHDDVPGIGIDYRENERPPELFIEAYALARRNGLKTTAHASEFGLPWNNLQTAIETLKVDRVDHGYTVIDNPELAKRCADLGIVFTVVPTNSYYLRTLAPERWALDHPIRQMPAMGIRVHPNTDDPTLHHVNPTGAWTKMVSDFGFSTADLKDFMLNGIDAAWIDEGEKRALRTQWSLEFDALRHQIKS; translated from the coding sequence ATGAATGCCGCTCCGACAGCCCCCACACCTGAACTGACCGCCTTTGCCCATGCCATCCCCAAGATGGAGCTTCACTGCCACCTGCTGGGCACGGTGCGTAAAAATACTTTCATCGAGCTCGCACAACGCGCGAAGGCTCCGCTGACGCTGGAGGAAATCGAAGCCTTCTACACCCGTGGTGAAAAGCCCGTAGGCGTGCTGCGTGTGCTGCGTGCGCTAGACCAGTGGCTGCTGCAGACACCTGCCGACCTGGAGCGCATCACCTACGAGTACCTGCAGGACGCTGCCGCCCACAATGTGCGCTATGCCGAGTTCTTCTGGAACCCCACGGGCACGGTGCAATGCTCTGGCATGAGCTATGCCCAGGCCCAGCAAGGCATTCTGGCCGGCGTGGCGGCCGCGCAGAAAGACTGCGGCATACGTGGTCGCCTGCTGCCATCGATTGACCGCGAAGCCCCGCCCGAAGACGCCGTGCAGATGGTGCAGTGGATGCTGGAAAACCGCCACGACGATGTGCCAGGCATTGGCATCGACTACCGCGAAAACGAGCGCCCGCCCGAGTTGTTCATCGAGGCCTATGCGCTGGCGCGTCGCAACGGCCTCAAGACCACGGCCCATGCCAGCGAATTCGGTCTGCCCTGGAACAATCTGCAAACGGCCATCGAGACTCTCAAGGTCGACCGCGTGGACCATGGCTACACCGTCATCGACAACCCCGAGCTGGCCAAGCGCTGCGCCGATCTGGGCATCGTCTTCACCGTGGTGCCGACCAACTCCTACTATCTGCGCACGCTGGCCCCCGAGCGCTGGGCGCTGGACCACCCGATTCGCCAGATGCCTGCCATGGGCATTCGCGTCCACCCCAATACCGACGACCCCACGCTGCACCATGTGAACCCCACGGGAGCCTGGACCAAGATGGTCAGCGACTTTGGTTTTTCGACGGCCGACCTCAAGGACTTCATGCTCAACGGCATCGATGCGGCCTGGATAGACGAGGGCGAAAAGCGCGCGCTGCGCACGCAATGGAGCCTGGAGTTCGATGCGCTGCGCCATCAGATCAAAAGCTAA
- a CDS encoding IS5 family transposase: protein MKQSSLGLSNTVKRTRKREFLDAMELVVPWAELVALIAPYAPESGRRGQQPFAVQTLLRIHFMQQWFKLSDPAMEEALHDVPAFRDFAGLSRWDEHIPSESSILRFRHLLERHKLAEQILATVNALLQAKGLQLKAGTVVDATLIAAPSSTKNQSGERDPEMHQSKKGNQWYFGMKAHIGVDADSGLVHTVRGTAGNVSDIVEANSLLHGQETDAFGDAGYQGADKRPDARQAVCWHVAMRPGLRRALDKDKPLDDLIDQLERTKARIRAKVEHPFRVLKQQFGYVKVRYRGLKKNTAQIVTLFALSNLWMARHKLKAMAQVRVQGA from the coding sequence ATGAAGCAAAGCAGCCTGGGCCTGAGCAACACCGTCAAGCGCACCCGCAAGCGCGAATTCCTGGACGCCATGGAGCTGGTGGTTCCTTGGGCTGAACTGGTAGCGCTGATAGCGCCCTACGCCCCCGAGAGTGGGCGGCGGGGTCAGCAGCCCTTTGCGGTGCAGACGCTGCTGCGCATCCACTTCATGCAGCAGTGGTTCAAGCTCAGCGACCCTGCAATGGAAGAAGCGCTGCATGATGTGCCTGCGTTTCGTGACTTCGCAGGTCTGTCTCGTTGGGACGAACACATCCCCAGCGAGTCGAGCATCCTGCGCTTCAGGCACCTGCTGGAACGCCACAAGCTGGCCGAACAAATCCTGGCCACGGTCAACGCACTGCTGCAAGCCAAGGGCTTGCAGTTGAAGGCGGGCACCGTGGTGGATGCCACGCTGATTGCGGCCCCCAGTTCCACCAAGAACCAAAGTGGCGAGCGTGACCCCGAGATGCACCAGAGCAAGAAGGGCAACCAGTGGTACTTTGGCATGAAGGCCCACATCGGGGTGGATGCCGACTCGGGCCTGGTGCACACAGTGCGGGGCACGGCTGGCAACGTCAGCGACATCGTCGAAGCCAACAGCCTGCTGCACGGGCAGGAGACAGATGCCTTTGGTGATGCGGGCTACCAAGGGGCGGACAAGCGCCCCGATGCCAGGCAAGCCGTGTGCTGGCACGTGGCCATGCGCCCAGGCCTGCGCCGGGCGCTGGACAAAGACAAGCCTCTTGATGATCTGATCGACCAGCTGGAGCGCACCAAGGCGCGCATCCGGGCCAAGGTGGAACACCCCTTCAGGGTGCTCAAGCAGCAGTTTGGATATGTGAAGGTGCGCTACCGTGGTTTGAAGAAAAACACGGCGCAGATCGTGACGCTGTTTGCCCTGTCCAACCTGTGGATGGCCAGGCACAAGCTGAAAGCCATGGCACAGGTGCGCGTGCAAGGGGCGTAA
- a CDS encoding RNA recognition motif domain-containing protein — translation MQSNLYVTNLGYSIDGEALRAHFSSCGDVISADVISDRETGRSRGFGFVEMSTQEQAQKAIEMLNDQPLGGRALGVALARPRK, via the coding sequence ATGCAATCCAATCTCTACGTTACCAATCTCGGCTATTCCATTGACGGTGAGGCCTTGCGCGCACATTTCAGCAGCTGCGGTGATGTGATCTCTGCAGACGTTATCTCGGATCGTGAAACTGGTCGCTCGCGTGGCTTCGGCTTCGTTGAGATGAGCACTCAGGAGCAGGCACAAAAAGCCATCGAGATGCTGAACGATCAACCGCTTGGCGGCCGCGCTCTGGGAGTGGCCTTGGCCCGTCCACGCAAATAA
- the infA gene encoding translation initiation factor IF-1: MSKEELIEMSGRVDEVLPDSRFRVTLENGHQLIAYSGGKMRKHRIRVLAGDKVTVEMSPYDLNKGRVTFRHLPPRAGGAPATQFKRRR, from the coding sequence TTGTCCAAAGAAGAACTAATCGAGATGTCGGGCCGAGTCGATGAAGTGCTGCCAGATTCGCGATTTCGCGTGACTCTGGAGAACGGCCATCAGCTCATTGCCTACAGCGGCGGAAAGATGCGCAAGCACCGTATCCGTGTGCTTGCTGGCGACAAAGTGACCGTTGAAATGTCGCCCTACGACCTGAACAAAGGGCGAGTGACCTTCCGCCATTTGCCTCCTCGCGCAGGAGGGGCTCCGGCGACTCAGTTCAAGCGCCGTCGTTAA
- a CDS encoding low molecular weight protein-tyrosine-phosphatase, whose protein sequence is MVCTGNICRSPTAHGVFEKMVADAGLQQHITVDSAGTHGYHVGEAPDHRSQQHARRRGYALSRQRARQLMAQDFEDFDLVLVMDSANEVAARRIATPSQQQRMKRLTDYCQRFDEHEVPDPYYGGDSGFEHVLDLVEDACRNLLQTIAQNRQT, encoded by the coding sequence ATGGTCTGCACCGGCAATATCTGCCGCAGCCCCACGGCCCATGGTGTATTCGAAAAAATGGTGGCCGATGCCGGCTTGCAGCAGCACATCACCGTCGACTCCGCAGGCACACATGGCTACCACGTGGGCGAAGCACCAGACCATCGCAGCCAGCAGCATGCGCGCCGTCGCGGCTATGCCCTGAGTCGGCAGCGCGCACGCCAGCTCATGGCTCAGGATTTCGAAGATTTCGATCTGGTGCTGGTTATGGACAGCGCCAACGAAGTCGCTGCGCGTCGCATCGCCACACCCTCCCAGCAGCAGCGTATGAAGCGGCTGACCGACTACTGCCAGCGCTTTGACGAGCATGAAGTGCCCGATCCCTACTATGGCGGCGACAGCGGCTTCGAGCATGTGCTCGATCTGGTGGAGGACGCCTGCCGGAATTTGCTGCAGACCATCGCCCAGAATCGCCAGACCTGA
- a CDS encoding CbrC family protein — translation MDLPKFRLSPNAYALNLFVAERGICSCCGQARELKYNSSFYSRETPDYLCPWCIADGSAAQRYKGEFNDYLGIEGVSADPDEPDSIVMERELLLEVCERTPSYHSWQQEQWLVHCNQPCAFVGYTDYAEIQTLQAELQGDIAGMPEPYLQAISKTGDPVGGYLFRCVKCGRHRLHTDCT, via the coding sequence ATGGATTTGCCGAAATTTCGACTCAGCCCCAATGCCTATGCACTGAATCTGTTTGTGGCTGAACGCGGTATCTGCTCTTGTTGTGGTCAGGCGCGCGAGCTCAAGTACAACAGCTCTTTCTACAGCCGCGAAACGCCCGACTATCTGTGTCCCTGGTGCATTGCCGACGGCAGCGCAGCCCAGCGCTACAAGGGCGAATTCAACGACTATCTGGGCATTGAAGGCGTGAGCGCCGATCCCGACGAACCTGACAGCATCGTCATGGAGCGCGAGCTGCTGCTGGAAGTCTGCGAACGCACGCCCAGCTATCACAGCTGGCAGCAAGAGCAATGGCTGGTACATTGCAACCAGCCCTGTGCCTTTGTCGGCTATACCGATTACGCCGAAATCCAGACCCTGCAGGCCGAGCTGCAAGGCGATATTGCCGGCATGCCCGAGCCTTATCTTCAGGCCATCAGCAAGACCGGCGATCCCGTGGGTGGCTATCTGTTTCGCTGTGTGAAGTGCGGCAGGCACCGGCTCCACACCGATTGCACCTGA
- the fahA gene encoding fumarylacetoacetase, whose protein sequence is MNQTLNETLNPQLQSWVVSANAAGCDFPIQNLPFGRFRTQGDSGWRIGVAIGDQVLDLRKAGLTDHADMHRLMQATLQERQALRQALSEGLRMGSTRQSAWEPALLAQSAVELGLPCEVGDYTDFYVGIHHASEVGRQFRPDNPLLPNYKWVPIGYHGRASTLQASGSSFHRPMGQVKAPDAAQPVLAPCARLDIELELGIFIGQPNAQGVPVSIQDAEQHVFGITLFNDWSARDIQAWEYQPLGPFLSKNFASTVSPWMVTMEALEPFRQPFSRPEGDPDPLPYLDSVSNRTRGAIAVQMEVVLQTARMAREGHAGDVISRSSFAEAAYWTVAQLVTHHTVNGCALRAGDLLGSGTLSGPTLAQSGSLLELTTGGKNRITLSNGETRGFLEDGDTVVLRAYCEGAGARRIGFGECRGTVLPARTEG, encoded by the coding sequence ATGAACCAGACCCTGAATGAAACCCTGAACCCCCAGCTCCAGAGCTGGGTAGTTTCGGCCAACGCCGCAGGCTGCGACTTCCCCATCCAGAACCTGCCTTTCGGGCGCTTTCGCACGCAGGGCGATAGCGGCTGGCGCATCGGCGTTGCCATCGGCGATCAGGTGCTGGACCTGCGCAAAGCCGGCCTGACCGACCATGCTGACATGCACAGGCTGATGCAGGCCACGCTGCAGGAGCGCCAGGCCCTGCGTCAGGCGCTCTCCGAAGGCCTGCGCATGGGCAGTACCCGGCAATCGGCTTGGGAGCCAGCGCTGCTGGCCCAATCGGCTGTGGAACTGGGCCTGCCCTGCGAGGTCGGTGACTACACCGACTTCTATGTCGGCATTCATCACGCCAGCGAAGTGGGCCGGCAGTTCCGTCCCGACAACCCGCTACTGCCCAACTACAAATGGGTGCCCATCGGCTACCACGGCCGTGCCTCCACCTTGCAGGCCAGTGGCTCGTCCTTCCACCGCCCCATGGGTCAGGTCAAGGCGCCAGATGCAGCACAGCCCGTGCTGGCCCCTTGCGCGCGGCTGGACATCGAGCTGGAGCTGGGCATCTTCATCGGCCAGCCCAATGCACAGGGCGTGCCCGTGTCCATACAGGATGCAGAGCAGCATGTCTTCGGCATCACGCTGTTCAATGACTGGAGCGCGCGCGACATCCAGGCCTGGGAATACCAGCCGTTGGGGCCTTTCCTGTCCAAGAACTTCGCCAGCACCGTCTCGCCTTGGATGGTGACGATGGAGGCACTGGAGCCGTTTCGCCAGCCGTTCAGCCGCCCCGAAGGCGACCCCGATCCGCTGCCGTACCTGGACTCTGTCAGCAACCGCACGCGCGGTGCCATCGCTGTCCAGATGGAAGTGGTACTACAGACGGCGCGCATGGCTAGGGAAGGGCATGCGGGTGATGTGATCAGCCGCTCCAGCTTCGCCGAGGCCGCCTATTGGACCGTGGCGCAGCTCGTGACCCACCACACCGTCAACGGCTGCGCGTTGCGCGCGGGCGACCTGCTGGGCTCGGGTACGCTGTCTGGGCCGACCCTGGCGCAGAGTGGTTCGCTGCTGGAGTTGACCACGGGCGGCAAGAACCGCATCACGCTGTCGAACGGCGAAACGCGGGGCTTTCTGGAGGACGGCGACACCGTCGTGCTGCGTGCCTATTGCGAGGGTGCGGGCGCGCGCCGCATCGGCTTTGGTGAATGCCGGGGCACGGTGCTGCCGGCCCGAACGGAAGGTTGA
- a CDS encoding VOC family protein — protein MKVDRIHHVAYRCKDAKETVLWYNQMLKMDFVLAIAEDQVPSTKAPDPYMHVFMDAGNGNVLAFFELPTQPPMGRDPNTPAWVQHIAFRVKDRAELLEFKAHLEANGVDVLGVTDHGAFHSIYFFDPNGHRVELACPDPDEEAMIKRLDAVKWDMLEDWSRTKRAPKHAAFLHEREFQQ, from the coding sequence ATGAAGGTCGACCGCATCCATCACGTGGCCTACCGCTGCAAGGACGCCAAGGAAACCGTGCTCTGGTACAACCAGATGCTGAAGATGGACTTCGTGCTGGCCATTGCCGAGGACCAGGTGCCCTCGACCAAGGCGCCCGATCCATACATGCATGTCTTCATGGACGCCGGCAACGGCAATGTGCTGGCCTTCTTCGAGCTGCCCACGCAGCCGCCCATGGGCCGCGACCCGAATACGCCTGCCTGGGTGCAACACATCGCCTTCCGCGTCAAGGACCGGGCCGAGCTGCTCGAATTCAAGGCCCACCTGGAAGCCAATGGTGTCGACGTGCTGGGTGTGACCGACCACGGCGCGTTCCACTCCATCTACTTCTTCGACCCCAACGGCCACCGTGTGGAGCTGGCCTGCCCGGACCCTGATGAGGAAGCCATGATCAAGAGGCTTGATGCCGTGAAATGGGACATGCTTGAAGACTGGTCGAGAACGAAGCGCGCGCCCAAGCATGCAGCCTTTCTGCACGAGAGGGAGTTCCAGCAATGA